One window of the Mycobacterium sp. SVM_VP21 genome contains the following:
- a CDS encoding NUDIX domain-containing protein codes for MAKRSAGLLVYRSSADGGVEVLIAHPGGPFWARKDDGAWSIPKGEQPQGEDPWDTARREFAEELGLQPPDGERADLGEVRSPGGKVVTVFAVRGDLDVTDARSNTFELEWPPRSGQRREFPEVDRVGWFSVAQARIKLLAGQRPFLDRLVDLLGATCAQRCD; via the coding sequence GTGGCGAAGCGCAGCGCCGGGTTGCTGGTGTACCGGTCGAGCGCCGACGGCGGAGTCGAGGTGTTGATCGCCCATCCCGGTGGACCGTTCTGGGCGCGCAAGGACGACGGGGCCTGGTCGATTCCCAAGGGCGAACAACCCCAGGGTGAGGACCCGTGGGACACCGCGCGACGTGAATTCGCCGAGGAGCTCGGCCTGCAGCCGCCGGACGGCGAGCGAGCAGATCTCGGTGAGGTGCGCTCACCCGGCGGAAAGGTGGTCACGGTGTTCGCCGTACGTGGCGACCTCGACGTGACCGACGCCCGCAGCAACACCTTCGAATTGGAGTGGCCGCCGCGGTCGGGACAACGGCGGGAGTTTCCTGAAGTCGACCGGGTCGGCTGGTTCTCGGTGGCCCAGGCGCGAATCAAGTTGTTGGCCGGGCAGCGGCCATTCCTCGACCGACTGGTGGATCTGCTGGGTGCCACGTGCGCCCAA